One region of Plasmodium vivax chromosome 7, whole genome shotgun sequence genomic DNA includes:
- a CDS encoding DHHC-type zinc finger protein, putative (encoded by transcript PVX_087080A; Apicoplast targeted protein. Curated by Stuart Ralph, Walter and Eliza Hall Institute of Medical Research, Australia.) has protein sequence MKNPLPCVVICIKLAVLATLTHLVHTGKLPIDGRSSFFFLYAASFLLYAISSLRDPGYLKSCPLAYLPKNERAAFQASLSDRTGGHTKRRDIPTACSITQDEIPSSDSFSSETVSTNDELNSFTIIHHRSHNTVITERGVRKRQKGATGGLDGRKRCGHGNPCSQPDEGRLPSTNQTEDACLEGNRGGAKFEEKANPQAGRRVPPRWGTPRWGTPRLMAPHGISANVNESGPSKYKPKSLKQLHHVGCNADEKHEGPTHVKRTIGDPLERTPIICSLHVERKPTTIFRVRGGEVYQYGAPLDYCYVCGVVQILRSRHCNACHRCVRTFDHHCPWINNCVAENNRGSYLMYLLFEGMAVFHTLRLLSRVLWGMLFGENGFV, from the exons ATGAAGAACCCCCTGCCGTGCGTGGTCATATGCATTAAGCTCGCCGTCCTAGCCACCCTGACCCATTTGGTGCACACGGGAAAGCTTCCGATCGACGGGCGaagctccttcttcttcctctacgCGGCATCCTTCCTGCTCTATGCCATCTCGTCTCTGCGCGACCC cgGCTACCTCAAGTCTTGCCCCCTAGCATACCTACCGAAAAATGAGCGAGCTGCATTCCAAGCGAGCTTAAGTGACCGCACGGGGGGACATACCAAGAGGAGGGATATACCAACAGCTTGCTCCATCACCCAGGATGAGATACCATCATCCGATTCGTTTTCCTCCGAGACAGTCAGCACCAATG ACGAGCTGAACAGCTTCACCATCATCCACCACAGGAGCCACAACACGGTCATCACGGAGAGGGGGGTGCGCAAAAGACAGAAGGGCGCCACGGGGGGACTCGACGGACGAAAACGATGCGGCCATGGTAACCCATGCAGCCAACCCGATGAGGGTCGCCTCCCCTCCACGAACCAAACGGAAGACGCATGTCTGGAAGGCAACAGAGGGGGGGccaaatttgaagagaagGCGAATCCCCAAGCTGGGCGGAGAGTTCCCCCCCGATGGGGAACACCCCGATGGGGAACCCCCCGTTTGATGGCCCCCCATGGGATCAGCGCAAACGTGAATGAGAGTGGCCCCTCCAAGTACAAACCCAAGTCTCTCAAACAACTACACCACGTGGGATGCAACGCGGATGAGAAGCATGAAGGACCTACCCACGTGAAAAGAACGATAGGGGACCCCCTTGAACGCACGCCCATCATATGCTCCTTGCACGTTGAGAGGAAGCCCACCACCATCTTTCGCGTGCGAGGTGGGGAGGTGTACCAGTATGGCGCCCCACTCGATTACTGCTATGTGTGCGGCGTTGTGCAG ATCTTGCGAAGCAGACACTGCAACGCCTGCCACAGGTGCGTGCGGACATTCGACCACCACTGCCCCTGGATCAACAACTGCGTTGCGGAGAATAACCGAGGCTCCTATCTGATGTACCTCCTCTTTGAAGGCATGGCGGTTTTTCATACCCTCCGATTACTCTCCCGAGTCCTTTGGGGGATGCTCTTTGGGGAAAATGGGTTCGTCTGA
- a CDS encoding 30S ribosomal protein S6, puatative (encoded by transcript PVX_087075A; Apicoplast targeted protein. Curated by Stuart Ralph, Walter and Eliza Hall Institute of Medical Research, Australia.), producing MRLLPLLLAALLTTLQSPLVARRPQPHAVLGIAPVRPQAGTAGGWAFIGGGINPVSRWSSPLKGAQQRGGAPATRGGGRRSPFKLRGSLNDYIYKLLLRRFKKVTHKSQMNIFKSVLSPRSSYNVDLLFSCNFTISEIKKKIAEYTYELKLVDGEAFRALYLGKRRLVRPIKKQMEAYYVLFSFQMYPSLIHEIKRKLRLQDAVLRFMVTKNEKTSRNLAYAENEPVRQGLAATEAQFFKTAD from the exons ATGCGACTactcccccttctgctcgCCGCCCTCCTCACCACTTTGCAAAGCCCCCTTGTTGCTCGTCGGCCCCAACCGCACGCAGTCCTGGGGATTGCCCCAGTGCGGCCCCAAGCAGGCACGGCAGGAGGGTGGGCATTCATCGGAGGAGGCATCAATCCAGTTAGCAGGTGGAGCAGTCCCCTTAAGGGTGCACAGCAGAGGGGAGGCGCTCCTGCCACCCGGGGAGGAGGACGGAGGAGCCCTTTCAAGCTGAGGGGCTCCCTAAACGATTACATCTACAAGCTACTCCTCCGGAGATTTAAGAAGGTCACACACAAAAGTCAAATGAACATCTTCAAGTCTGTGCTGTCCCCCCGAAGTAGCTACAACGTAGATCTCCTCTTTTCCTGTAACTTCACCATaagtgaaattaaaaagaaaatcgcAGAATACACTTATGAGTTAAAGCTAGTGGATGGAGAGGCATTCCGAGCTCTTTATTTGGGCAAGAGGAGGCTAGTGAGGCCCATCAAGAAGCAGATGGAGGCCTACTACGTCTTGTTTTCCTTTCAAATGTACCCCTCCCTCATTCACGAGATTAAGCGGAAGCTCCGCCTGCAGGACGCCGTCTTGAG ATTCATGGTGacgaaaaacgaaaagacgTCCCGGAACCTCGCGTACGCGGAGAATGAACCCGTCAGGCAGGGGCTGGCCGCCACCGAGGCGCAGTTTTTTAAGACGGCGGACTGA
- a CDS encoding hypothetical protein, conserved (encoded by transcript PVX_087070A), translating into MKCFFLNCINDIVKRKKENKVKHLLKFILAKQRDGLLHDEDVVYPLSALCSFLHELRGQHWRRDGRPQGAGGPTPPATPQYKRPPTRPPTRSPPPPTAPPFLRASQLHVRSFVEALLKQFHAKGDASEEAIRSCTYLLNALCLLDYDGQEKHSRELLSRVVNSFVRLNRRHLTHVGRSDRRGEAPEGTPTQMGGVTTTQKDPLNRQISSQTLVETLTVINKHSVKLKSSNEHLDLLSVFYVEVVNYLFGATALCVTPPVERHHRDEQSRGEADPLPLIVMTSHIAPHRVDLKRIRRFYSGAHLDVHHFVSIALFVKRHAEALRRFAQKAAANAASDANAADAADDDGGGHPVSCDHLRRALSTTTVHIYVNLFWNPQGGSPHGRQHICDEDTHVGRTSSPNLQKGATSYAHREVNPPPQGHPPRDPPNGSSHFLSMWSYFPGEFTKLCKSNQISTHFVVRQNVMNMFRCLKMLSLSVLATDSVTCDHFNRRIYSHVVSFKTFLSLISGGGFPKRDALLSAFDVYCHFWDFLVKFYSSVIYTNSLVCLLGCFCVGRVRGMQRRGLDSPIRVINTEVLRRWGRSGSNYADGPSMEQPSTRGITPESDYPHGPPLQRSNQECPAPLLANQRHLFNMCSFYAQMNFHDEAFTKQLAKMITHNLTGMGRKDIMAVVYLLGKAPPTQGEMLLLLVRQIQRDITSYDMGDFHLALKTVLRYSHQKEWASSFTAHAETILQHVIVRLLLACSEMETKKKQPVQRTTPPVQQTNPPTQQTTPPVRQTTATPSISQEEMQTVYAKLRRRPTWFTSHTEMLARGEKSPFLRDTLNVLNVAVKLGESGRLPHSGDGNRHLYEAGCRSLCESRCPPLCDALYLLIKRTKNPRDCFSVPEWVSLILCHCKLGHAPDYLHEYLAHLHGKIHEEVNREINGKLTPQLRGVHLKNLRLIRMLSHRLKSLRLNGELFAPLCARGEGSAIQGEPP; encoded by the coding sequence AtgaaatgcttttttttaaactgcaTCAACGACATCgttaagagaaaaaaggaaaacaaagtGAAACATCTTTTGAAATTCATTTTGGCGAAGCAGCGCGATGGGCTCTTGCACGACGAGGACGTTGTGTACCCCCTGTCGGCGCTCTGCTCCTTCCTGCATGAGTTGAGGGGGCAGCACTGGCGGCGGGATGGGCGACCCCAGGGTGCGGGAGGACCCACGCCGCCAGCCACTCCACAATATAAGAGGCCACCTACGCGGCCACCTACGCGGTCACCCCCTCCGCCAACCGCGCCGCCCTTCCTGCGAGCCAGCCAGCTGCACGTGCGCTCCTTCGTGGAGGCCCTCTTGAAGCAGTTCCACGCGAAGGGGGACGCGTCCGAGGAGGCCATCCGAAGCTGCACGTACCTGCTGAATGCGCTCTGCCTGCTGGACTACGACGGGCAGGAGAAACACTCCAGGGAGCTCCTCTCCAGAGTGGTCAATTCGTTTGTCCGGCTTAATCGGAGGCACCTGACCCATGTTGGGCGAAGCGACCGAAGGGGTGAGGCCCCAGAGGGGACACccacccaaatggggggagtaACAACCACACAGAAGGATCCTCTCAACAGACAGATAAGCAGCCAAACGTTAGTGGAAACCCTAACAGTGATTAACAAACACTCtgtgaaattaaaaagctcCAATGAGCACTTGGACCTGCTGAGCGTGTTCTACGTGGAGGTGGTTAATTACCTGTTCGGCGCAACCGCTCTTTGTGTAACTCCCCCTGTGGAGCGTCACCATAGGGATGAACAGAGTCGCGGAGAGGCGGATCCCCTTCCACTGATCGTGATGACTAGCCATATTGCCCCGCACCGCGTGGACTTGAAGCGGATCAGGCGATTCTACTCGGGGGCGCACCTGGACGTGCACCACTTTGTTAGTATCGCCCTGTTTGTGAAGCGGCACGCGGAGGCGCTGCGCCGCTTCGCCCAGAAAGCCGCTGCTAATGCGGCTAGCGATGCCAATGCCGCTGATGCCGCTGACGATGATGGGGGCGGCCACCCCGTTAGCTGTGACCACCTCCGCCGCGCGCTAAGCACAACCACCGTGCACATTTACGTGAACCTCTTTTGGAACCCCCAGGGGGGCTCCCCCCACGGACGGCAACACATCTGTGATGAAGACACACATGTGGGAAGAACCTCCTCTCCGAATCTGCAAAAGGGAGCAACGTCCTATGCCCACCGAGAAGTGAACCCACCCCCCCAAGGACACCCCCCAAGGGaccccccaaatggcagTTCCCACTTTCTCTCCATGTGGAGTTACTTCCCTGGTGAGTTTACCAAGCTGTGCAAGTCGAACCAAATAAGCACCCATTTTGTTGTGCGTCAGAATGttatgaacatgttcaggtGTTTGAAGATGCTATCCTTGAGTGTACTAGCCACCGATTCGGTAACCTGTGATCACTTTAACAGGAGGATATACAGCCACGTCGTGTCCTTTAAGACCTTCCTAAGTCTCATCAGCGGGGGAGGCTTTCCCAAAAGAGACGCTCTCCTTAGTGCATTTGATGTGTACTGCCACTTTTGGGACTTCCTTGTAAAATTCTACTCCTCTGTTATTTACACCAACAGTTTGGTCTGCCTGCTCGGCTGCTTCTGCGTAGGGCGTGTGAGGGGCATGCAGAGGAGGGGCCTCGACTCCCCCATTCGGGTTATAAATACAGAGGTGTTGCGTAgatgggggagaagcggctcAAATTATGCAGATGGCCCCTCAATGGAACAACCATCCACCCGGGGGATCACCCCAGAGAGTGACTATCCACACGGACCACCGCTTCAACGAAGCAACCAGGAGTGCCCCGCCCCCCTGCTGGCCAACCAGAGGCACCTCTTCAACATGTGTAGCTTCTACGCCCAGATGAATTTCCACGATGAGGCTTTCACTaaacagctagccaaaatgataACTCATAATTTGACAGGCATGGGAAGGAAAGACATCATGGCGGTGGTGTATCTTCTGGGGAAAGCTCCACCAACACAGGGGGAGATGCTCCTTCTCTTAGTGAGGCAGATCCAAAGGGACATCACCTCCTACGATATGGGCGACTTTCACTTGGCACTGAAAACGGTGCTGAGGTATTCCCATCAGAAGGAATGGGCAAGTTCTTTCACCGCCCATGCGGAGACTATACTGCAGCATGTCATAGTACGGCTCCTCCTCGCTTGCTCCGAAATGGAGACAAAGAAGAAACAACCTGTGCAGCGGACCACCCCACCTGTGCAGCAGACCAATCCACCTACACAGCAGACCACTCCACCTGTGCGGCAGACCACTGCTACCCCTTCCATTAGCCAAGAGGAGATGCAAACCGTCTACGCAAAGCTGAGGAGGAGACCCACTTGGTTCACTTCGCACACGGAAATGCTCGcccggggggagaagagcCCATTTCTGCGGGACACCCTCAACGTGCTAAACGTCGCAGTTAAGTTAGGGGAGAGCGGGCGCCTCCCCCACAGCGGTGATGGCAACCGTCACTTATACGAAGCAGGTTGCCGCTCTCTATGCGAAAgccgctgcccccccctgtgcgACGCCCTGTACCTCCTCATCAAACGAACGAAGAACCCCCGAGACTGCTTCAGCGTGCCGGAGTGGGTCAGCTTAATCCTCTGCCACTGCAAGTTGGGCCACGCGCCCGACTACCTCCACGAGTATTTGGCCCATCTGCACGGGAAGATCCACGAGGAGGTCAACAGGGAGATCAACGGGAAGCTCACACCACAACTGCGTGGGGTGCACCTCAAAAACCTGCGCCTCATTCGGATGCTGTCGCATCGGCTAAAATCGCTTCGCTTAAACGGCGAGCTCTTTGCACCCTTATGTGCGCGCGGGGAGGGCAGTGCCATTCAGGGTGAGCCGCCCTAA